The proteins below are encoded in one region of Macrococcus armenti:
- the rpsB gene encoding 30S ribosomal protein S2, whose translation MAVISMKQLLEAGVHFGHQTRRWNPKMKKYIFTERNGIYIIDLQKTVKKVEEAYNFMKSISEEGGTVLFVGTKKQAQEAIKEEAERSGQFFINERWLGGTLTNYKTISKRVKRISEIEKMEENGTFDVLPKKEVVELKKEYDRLIKFLGGIREMKSMPSALFVVDPRKERNAIAEAKKLHIPIVGIVDTNCDPDEIDYVIPANDDAIRAVKLLTGKMADAILEGRQGVSNEEVAAEQNIDLTEEAEAKVEETTETTEA comes from the coding sequence ATGGCAGTAATCTCAATGAAACAATTGCTTGAAGCTGGTGTACACTTCGGTCACCAAACACGTCGCTGGAACCCAAAAATGAAGAAATATATCTTCACTGAAAGAAATGGTATTTATATCATTGACCTTCAAAAAACAGTTAAGAAAGTTGAAGAAGCTTATAACTTCATGAAATCTATTTCTGAAGAAGGCGGTACTGTATTATTCGTAGGTACTAAAAAGCAAGCTCAGGAAGCGATTAAAGAAGAAGCTGAACGTTCAGGTCAATTCTTCATCAACGAACGTTGGTTAGGTGGAACTTTAACAAACTACAAAACAATTTCTAAACGTGTAAAACGTATTTCTGAAATTGAAAAAATGGAAGAAAACGGTACTTTTGACGTTCTTCCTAAAAAAGAAGTTGTTGAACTTAAAAAAGAATATGATCGTTTAATCAAATTCTTAGGCGGAATTCGTGAAATGAAATCTATGCCTTCAGCTTTATTTGTTGTTGACCCTCGTAAAGAGCGTAACGCAATTGCAGAAGCTAAAAAATTACACATTCCAATCGTTGGTATCGTTGATACAAACTGTGATCCAGACGAAATCGACTACGTAATCCCTGCAAACGATGATGCTATTCGCGCCGTTAAATTATTAACTGGTAAAATGGCTGATGCAATCTTAGAAGGTCGTCAAGGCGTATCTAACGAAGAAGTTGCAGCTGAACAAAACATCGATTTAACTGAAGAAGCTGAAGCTAAAGTAGAAGAAACTACTGAAACAACTGAAGCTTAA
- the tsf gene encoding translation elongation factor Ts yields the protein MAITAQLVKQLRERTGAGMMDCKKALTETNGDIDAAVDYLREKGIAKAAKKADRIAAEGSTYVASVGNTAVLLELNSETDFVARNEGFQALVKEMADHILATKPADLDALMASEIEAGKTVETKMNEAISTIGEKLTLRRFVLAEKTDADAFGEYLHMGGRIGVLAVVENSTDADAAKDVAMHIAALNPKFVSREQVSAEELDHEKEILKQQALNEGKPENIVEKMVEGRLRKYLEEICAVDQPFVKNPDQTVAEFLKSKGGTLKSFVRYEVGEGIEKRQDNFADEVMGQMGK from the coding sequence ATGGCTATTACAGCACAATTAGTTAAACAATTACGTGAAAGAACAGGCGCAGGTATGATGGACTGCAAAAAAGCATTAACTGAAACAAACGGAGATATCGACGCAGCTGTTGATTACTTACGTGAAAAAGGTATTGCTAAAGCAGCTAAGAAAGCTGACCGTATCGCAGCTGAAGGTTCAACTTATGTTGCATCAGTTGGAAATACAGCAGTATTATTAGAATTAAACTCAGAAACTGACTTCGTTGCACGTAATGAAGGTTTCCAAGCATTAGTTAAAGAAATGGCTGATCATATTTTAGCTACAAAACCAGCTGATTTAGATGCATTAATGGCGTCTGAAATTGAAGCAGGTAAAACTGTTGAAACTAAAATGAATGAAGCAATTTCAACAATCGGTGAAAAATTAACTTTACGTCGTTTCGTTTTAGCTGAAAAAACAGATGCAGATGCATTTGGTGAGTATTTACACATGGGTGGACGTATCGGTGTATTAGCAGTTGTAGAAAACTCTACAGATGCAGACGCTGCGAAAGATGTTGCAATGCATATTGCTGCATTAAACCCTAAATTCGTTTCTCGTGAACAAGTTTCTGCTGAAGAATTAGATCACGAAAAAGAAATTTTAAAACAACAAGCATTAAACGAAGGTAAACCAGAAAATATCGTTGAAAAAATGGTAGAAGGTCGTTTACGTAAATATTTAGAAGAAATTTGTGCAGTTGATCAACCATTCGTTAAGAATCCGGATCAAACAGTTGCAGAGTTCTTAAAATCTAAAGGTGGTACATTAAAATCATTCGTACGTTACGAAGTTGGAGAAGGTATCGAGAAACGTCAAGATAACTTCGCTGATGAAGTAATGGGGCAAATGGGTAAATAA
- the pyrH gene encoding UMP kinase encodes MIETSKYKRVVLKLSGEALAGEKGFGINPFIIKSVAKQVAEVAKMDCEIAVIVGGGNIWRGKTGSDLGMDRGTADYMGMLATVMNSLALQDSLEQLDCDTRVLTSIEMKQVAEPYIRRRAIRHLEKGRVVIFAAGIGNPYFSTDTTAALRAAEMEADVILMGKNNVDGVYSADPKLDPNAKKYETLTYIEMLQEGLQVMDSTASSFCMDNDIPLVVFSIMEDGNIKRAIMGEEIGTTITK; translated from the coding sequence ATGATAGAAACTTCTAAATATAAACGTGTCGTATTAAAGTTGAGTGGGGAAGCGTTAGCTGGTGAGAAAGGCTTTGGTATTAACCCGTTTATTATTAAAAGTGTAGCGAAACAAGTTGCGGAAGTCGCTAAAATGGACTGTGAAATTGCTGTAATTGTTGGTGGTGGCAACATTTGGCGTGGTAAAACTGGTAGTGACTTAGGTATGGACCGTGGAACAGCTGATTATATGGGTATGCTTGCTACTGTAATGAATTCATTAGCATTACAGGATTCATTAGAACAGCTTGACTGCGATACACGCGTACTTACTTCAATCGAAATGAAACAAGTTGCAGAACCTTATATTCGCCGTCGTGCTATTCGTCACCTTGAAAAAGGACGTGTCGTTATTTTTGCAGCAGGTATCGGAAACCCTTACTTCTCTACAGATACGACAGCGGCATTACGTGCTGCGGAGATGGAAGCAGATGTAATCTTAATGGGTAAAAACAATGTGGATGGCGTATACTCAGCGGATCCAAAACTTGACCCGAACGCGAAAAAGTATGAAACATTGACATACATTGAAATGTTACAGGAAGGTCTTCAAGTAATGGATTCAACTGCAAGCTCATTCTGTATGGACAATGATATTCCGCTCGTGGTATTCTCAATTATGGAAGATGGTAACATTAAACGCGCAATAATGGGCGAAGAAATCGGAACAACAATTACGAAATAA
- the frr gene encoding ribosome recycling factor: MTTEILNELKTKMEKSIESLQRDLASIRAGHANANLLDRVSVVYYGAETPIQQLAGISVPEPRMLLVTPYDKTSIDDILKAINMANLGVNPTSDGNVIRITVPALTEERRKELVKDAKKEAENSKIAIRNIRRDANDALKKAEKAGEITEDDLKSFTEDVQAETDKFIKKIDDLTAAKEKDILEV, translated from the coding sequence ATGACGACTGAAATTTTAAACGAACTAAAAACTAAAATGGAAAAAAGTATTGAAAGTTTGCAACGTGATTTAGCAAGCATTCGTGCTGGACATGCAAACGCTAACCTTTTAGATCGTGTATCTGTAGTATATTACGGTGCTGAAACGCCAATTCAGCAATTAGCTGGGATTTCAGTACCTGAACCTAGAATGCTTTTAGTAACGCCATATGATAAAACATCAATCGATGATATTTTAAAGGCAATCAACATGGCAAACTTAGGTGTTAACCCAACATCTGATGGGAACGTTATTCGTATTACTGTCCCAGCTTTAACTGAAGAGCGCCGTAAAGAGCTTGTAAAGGATGCTAAAAAAGAAGCTGAAAATTCAAAGATTGCAATTCGTAACATTCGTCGTGATGCGAACGATGCGCTTAAGAAAGCTGAAAAAGCAGGGGAAATTACTGAAGATGATTTAAAATCATTTACAGAAGATGTTCAAGCTGAAACGGATAAATTCATTAAGAAAATTGATGATTTAACTGCAGCTAAAGAAAAAGATATTCTGGAAGTATAA
- a CDS encoding isoprenyl transferase has product MFPFKKRKAIKNNNINAAQIPKHIAIIMDGNGRWAKQKKMPRIKGHYEGMQTVKKITRYASDLGVKYLTLYAFSTENWSRPKDEVNYLMKLPGDFLNTFLPELIEKNVKVETIGFIDDLPEHTKKAVLEAKEKTKHNTGLTLVFALNYGGRKEIISAVQLIAERYKSGEITLDEISETHFNDYLFTANMPDPELLIRTSGEERLSNFLIWQCSYSEFVFVDEFWPDFNEESLTQCISIYQNRHRRFGGL; this is encoded by the coding sequence ATGTTTCCATTTAAGAAGCGAAAAGCAATAAAAAATAATAACATTAATGCGGCACAAATTCCGAAACATATTGCAATCATTATGGACGGAAATGGCCGATGGGCAAAACAGAAAAAAATGCCGCGTATAAAAGGACATTATGAAGGCATGCAGACCGTAAAGAAAATTACGAGATATGCCAGTGATCTAGGTGTAAAGTACTTAACGCTGTATGCATTTTCAACTGAAAACTGGTCACGTCCTAAAGATGAGGTTAATTACTTAATGAAACTGCCGGGTGATTTTTTAAACACGTTTTTACCGGAACTCATAGAAAAAAATGTTAAAGTTGAAACAATCGGTTTTATTGATGATTTACCGGAACACACAAAAAAAGCAGTGTTAGAAGCGAAAGAGAAAACGAAACATAATACAGGTTTAACGCTCGTGTTTGCACTGAATTATGGTGGGCGTAAAGAAATTATTTCAGCAGTGCAGTTAATCGCAGAGCGTTACAAATCTGGTGAAATTACTTTAGATGAAATTAGTGAGACGCATTTTAATGATTATTTATTTACAGCAAATATGCCTGATCCTGAGTTGTTAATTAGAACTTCCGGTGAAGAACGTTTAAGTAACTTTTTAATTTGGCAATGCTCATATAGTGAGTTTGTATTTGTAGATGAATTCTGGCCAGATTTTAATGAAGAAAGTTTAACACAATGTATATCAATATATCAGAATCGTCATCGACGTTTTGGTGGATTATAA
- a CDS encoding phosphatidate cytidylyltransferase translates to MKTRTITAIIAMAIFLPVVVYGKLPLLIMAYLLAIVALKEVLNMKNIKLYSLPGIFSVIALCLIMSPEKSKLVSLDYQVPFLILISLIMLSYTVMSKNRFNFVDAAFCMLAVAYVGIGFMYFYETRNNGLIYILFALLIVWVTDTGAYIFGRLFGKNKLWPEISPNKTIEGFIGGILCSTIIAVIFSLNYDMPLSMIPLILVTWLFSMFGQLGDLVESALKRHFDVKDSGNLLPGHGGILDRFDSFIFVLPLMNILLISFK, encoded by the coding sequence ATGAAGACAAGAACGATTACAGCGATTATAGCTATGGCAATATTTTTACCGGTAGTTGTTTATGGTAAATTACCACTGCTAATTATGGCGTATTTATTGGCGATAGTTGCACTTAAAGAAGTATTAAATATGAAAAACATAAAACTATATTCACTGCCAGGAATATTCAGCGTAATAGCGCTTTGTTTAATTATGTCACCGGAAAAAAGTAAACTTGTTTCACTCGATTACCAAGTTCCGTTTTTAATATTAATCAGTTTAATTATGCTGAGTTATACTGTAATGAGTAAAAATAGATTTAACTTTGTTGATGCGGCGTTCTGTATGTTAGCTGTAGCGTATGTCGGTATTGGATTTATGTACTTTTATGAGACGCGTAACAATGGTTTAATCTACATATTATTTGCATTGTTAATTGTTTGGGTAACGGATACTGGAGCTTACATATTCGGAAGATTATTCGGTAAAAATAAACTATGGCCTGAAATAAGTCCGAATAAAACGATAGAAGGATTTATCGGTGGTATATTATGTTCAACAATTATTGCTGTCATATTTAGTTTGAATTACGATATGCCTTTATCGATGATTCCACTAATTTTAGTGACATGGTTATTTAGTATGTTTGGTCAGCTGGGTGATTTAGTTGAAAGTGCATTAAAACGTCATTTCGATGTTAAAGATTCTGGTAATTTATTACCAGGACACGGTGGTATACTCGATAGATTCGATTCATTTATTTTCGTATTACCGTTAATGAACATCTTATTAATCAGTTTCAAATAA
- the dxr gene encoding 1-deoxy-D-xylulose-5-phosphate reductoisomerase, with translation MKNIGILGASGSVGTQGLDIIRQFPEQYKLVSFSVGKNTALANEIIKEFKPEICCVQSESDIQKIEDQSIKIVYGNKGLLEIAAYHKNDMLLNSIMGSVGLKPTVHAIEHGVDIALANKETLVVAGEIIMQLAREHDVNIIPVDSEHSAIFQCLNGEEHKNIEKLIITASGGSFRDLTREQIKDVTVQDALNHPNWSMGKKITIDSATMMNKGLEVIEAKWLFNMPIEKIETLLHKQSIIHSMVEFNDTSVIAQLGTPDMRMPILYAFSYPDRLPRDAERLDLAAIGQLDFKAMDFERYKCLALAYEAIKTGGTMPVVMNAVNEVVVQQFLDEEIGFLDIETIIEREMHAHDVIQNPDLDTILEIDAKYKSRKYEV, from the coding sequence ATGAAAAATATAGGAATTCTAGGTGCTAGTGGATCGGTTGGAACGCAAGGTCTGGATATTATTAGACAGTTCCCTGAGCAATATAAACTTGTAAGTTTTTCAGTAGGGAAAAATACAGCTCTCGCAAACGAAATAATAAAAGAATTTAAACCTGAAATTTGCTGTGTTCAAAGTGAATCAGATATTCAAAAAATTGAAGATCAATCTATCAAGATTGTATACGGTAATAAAGGATTACTGGAAATTGCCGCATATCATAAAAATGACATGCTGCTGAACTCAATTATGGGTAGTGTAGGCTTAAAGCCAACAGTTCACGCCATAGAGCATGGCGTTGACATAGCACTTGCAAACAAGGAAACGCTCGTTGTTGCAGGTGAAATCATTATGCAGCTGGCACGTGAACATGATGTTAATATTATACCGGTGGATTCTGAACATTCAGCGATTTTTCAATGTTTAAATGGTGAAGAACATAAAAATATTGAGAAATTAATAATTACAGCAAGTGGTGGATCTTTCAGAGATTTAACACGTGAACAGATAAAAGATGTAACCGTACAGGATGCCCTGAATCATCCGAACTGGTCAATGGGTAAGAAAATTACGATTGATTCTGCTACGATGATGAATAAAGGGCTTGAAGTTATAGAAGCAAAGTGGCTGTTTAATATGCCAATTGAGAAAATTGAAACGCTATTGCATAAACAGAGCATTATCCATTCGATGGTAGAATTTAATGATACGAGTGTTATTGCTCAGCTCGGTACACCGGATATGCGTATGCCGATATTATATGCATTCAGCTATCCTGATAGGTTGCCACGAGATGCAGAACGATTGGATTTAGCAGCTATCGGTCAGCTTGATTTTAAAGCGATGGATTTTGAACGTTACAAATGTCTTGCACTTGCATATGAAGCGATTAAAACAGGCGGGACGATGCCTGTTGTGATGAATGCAGTCAATGAAGTTGTCGTACAGCAATTTCTCGATGAAGAAATTGGATTTCTGGATATCGAAACGATTATTGAACGAGAAATGCACGCACATGACGTAATTCAAAACCCTGATTTAGATACGATTCTTGAAATAGATGCGAAATATAAGTCTAGAAAGTATGAGGTGTAA
- the rseP gene encoding RIP metalloprotease RseP encodes MVGFLAFIFVFGLLVTVHELGHLIFAKRAGIMCPEFAIGMGPKIFSYKKNETLYTIRLLPVGGYVMMAGSGMEENPLKQGMQVDVKRNDEGEVTHIILDDQHQFQQIEQLEVIDSNFDDAMFIEGVNQYTNEQERLNIAETAYFVREGDLIQIAPPSRQFRTKKPWPKFLTLFAGPFFNFLLTLVLCIIIAFIVGSPTNTVGEVAKDSPALSAGLKPGDTIVQLNDEKIDSFRDIKSYLQNNGDKSVSVTVERDGKKETLQLKPAKVEAKVSKTKTQTSYQIGFMPKKTFSLTDPFIDGFNETMRYATLIFTLLIELFTSIFTGSFSFDMLNGPVGIYKFTDSVAQQGFLPLLGLAAMLSVNIGIMNLIPIPALDGGRILFVLYEAIFRRPVNKRVEMIIVGAGVVFMFFVMIMVTWNDISRYFLK; translated from the coding sequence ATGGTAGGATTTTTAGCCTTTATATTTGTTTTTGGATTACTCGTTACTGTGCATGAGCTCGGTCATTTAATATTTGCAAAACGTGCGGGTATTATGTGTCCGGAATTTGCGATAGGAATGGGACCGAAAATTTTCTCGTATAAAAAGAATGAAACGTTATATACGATCAGATTATTACCTGTCGGTGGCTATGTGATGATGGCTGGAAGTGGAATGGAAGAAAATCCGCTTAAACAAGGAATGCAAGTTGATGTTAAGCGTAATGATGAAGGTGAAGTTACGCATATTATTCTTGATGATCAGCATCAGTTTCAGCAGATTGAGCAATTAGAAGTAATCGACAGTAATTTTGATGATGCGATGTTTATTGAAGGTGTGAATCAATATACGAATGAACAAGAACGACTTAATATTGCAGAAACTGCATACTTTGTGCGTGAAGGTGATTTAATACAGATTGCACCACCAAGCAGACAGTTCAGAACAAAAAAACCTTGGCCGAAGTTTTTAACGTTATTTGCAGGGCCGTTTTTCAATTTCCTATTAACGTTAGTGCTATGCATTATTATAGCGTTTATAGTTGGATCGCCTACAAATACAGTTGGTGAAGTTGCGAAAGATTCTCCTGCTTTATCTGCTGGACTCAAACCAGGCGATACAATTGTTCAGCTTAATGATGAAAAAATTGACTCATTCAGAGATATTAAGTCTTATTTACAGAATAACGGAGACAAATCCGTTTCAGTAACTGTTGAGCGTGATGGTAAAAAAGAAACGTTGCAGCTTAAACCAGCTAAAGTTGAAGCGAAAGTTTCTAAAACGAAAACTCAGACATCATATCAGATTGGTTTCATGCCGAAGAAAACTTTTTCATTAACAGACCCATTTATAGATGGATTCAATGAGACGATGCGTTACGCAACATTAATATTTACATTACTGATTGAGCTCTTTACATCAATTTTTACAGGTAGCTTTTCATTTGATATGCTTAACGGGCCGGTCGGTATATATAAGTTCACGGATTCTGTAGCACAGCAAGGGTTTCTACCATTACTTGGACTTGCTGCGATGCTTTCTGTAAATATTGGGATCATGAATTTAATTCCGATTCCGGCGCTGGATGGCGGTCGAATATTATTTGTATTGTATGAAGCGATTTTCAGACGTCCAGTCAACAAACGTGTTGAAATGATTATTGTTGGTGCTGGTGTCGTATTTATGTTCTTTGTTATGATTATGGTAACATGGAACGATATATCTAGATATTTCCTTAAATAA
- a CDS encoding proline--tRNA ligase produces the protein MKQSKMFIPTLREVPSDADSKSHQLLLKAGMIKQVASGVYSYLPIAKRVLNKIESIVREEMEAIDGVEILMPALQPSELWSESGRWQSYGAELMRMTDRHGREFALGPTHEEIITSLVRDELKSYKKLPVTLFQIQNKFRDEKRPRFGLLRGREFIMKDAYSFHANEASLDETYQDMYDAYSKIFTRLNLQFRPVIADSGAIGGSHTHEFMALAEIGEDTICYTDGSDYAANIEKAEVVYHPNKKHTEIQDLEKVHTPGVKTAQQLADFLNRNLDEIVKSMIIKVDDQFVMFLIRGHHELNDIKVKSFFGTEHVEMATDDEIRSILNASPGSLGPVGVDKIDIYADNSVQDLNNLAVGANEDDYHFVNANIERDFKIKGFGDFRFILEGEPAADGSGPIKFAEGIEIGQVFKLGTKYSESMNATFLNDQGRAEPMVMGCYGIGVSRTLSAVIEQHHDDKGIIWPTSITPFEVHIISVNPKQDAQKQLADTLYDTYRTQYEVLYDDRAERAGVKFNDADLIGIPVRVVVGKQAAEGIVEVKNRRTGEAVEVHVDALSETIQSIYTSFES, from the coding sequence ATGAAACAGAGTAAAATGTTTATTCCAACATTAAGAGAAGTCCCAAGTGATGCTGATAGTAAGAGTCATCAGTTATTATTAAAAGCAGGAATGATTAAACAAGTCGCAAGTGGTGTATATAGTTACTTACCGATTGCTAAGCGTGTGTTAAATAAAATCGAGTCAATCGTTCGTGAAGAGATGGAAGCGATTGATGGTGTAGAAATATTAATGCCTGCCTTACAGCCTTCTGAACTTTGGAGTGAGTCTGGTCGCTGGCAAAGTTATGGTGCTGAACTTATGCGTATGACTGATCGTCATGGTCGTGAGTTTGCACTTGGGCCAACACACGAAGAGATAATTACTTCACTCGTTCGTGATGAATTAAAGTCATACAAGAAATTACCGGTAACATTGTTCCAGATTCAGAACAAGTTCCGTGATGAAAAACGTCCGAGATTCGGTTTATTACGTGGTCGTGAATTTATTATGAAAGATGCTTATAGTTTCCATGCAAATGAAGCATCTCTTGATGAAACGTATCAGGATATGTATGATGCATATTCGAAAATTTTCACGCGTTTAAACTTACAGTTCCGTCCGGTTATTGCAGATAGTGGTGCAATCGGTGGTAGTCATACGCATGAGTTTATGGCGCTTGCTGAAATTGGTGAAGATACAATTTGTTATACGGATGGTAGTGATTATGCTGCAAACATTGAGAAAGCAGAAGTTGTATATCACCCAAATAAGAAACATACTGAAATTCAGGATTTAGAGAAAGTTCATACTCCTGGCGTTAAAACAGCTCAACAGTTAGCGGATTTCTTAAATCGTAATTTAGATGAAATTGTGAAATCTATGATCATTAAAGTGGACGATCAGTTTGTAATGTTCTTAATTCGTGGTCATCACGAATTAAACGATATTAAAGTGAAATCATTCTTTGGAACTGAGCATGTTGAAATGGCGACAGATGATGAAATACGTTCAATCTTAAATGCTAGCCCAGGTTCTTTAGGACCAGTCGGTGTAGATAAAATTGACATATATGCAGATAACAGCGTTCAGGATTTAAATAATTTAGCTGTCGGTGCAAACGAAGATGACTATCATTTTGTAAATGCAAATATTGAGCGTGATTTCAAAATTAAAGGTTTTGGTGATTTCCGATTCATTTTAGAAGGCGAACCTGCTGCTGACGGTAGTGGTCCTATCAAATTTGCAGAAGGTATTGAAATCGGACAAGTATTTAAATTAGGTACGAAGTATAGTGAGAGTATGAATGCGACGTTCTTAAATGATCAGGGACGCGCTGAGCCGATGGTAATGGGTTGCTATGGTATTGGTGTATCACGTACGTTATCAGCTGTTATTGAGCAGCATCATGATGATAAAGGAATTATATGGCCTACATCCATTACACCATTTGAAGTGCATATTATTAGCGTGAATCCAAAACAGGATGCACAAAAGCAGCTTGCAGATACTTTGTATGATACGTATCGTACACAATATGAAGTTTTATATGATGACCGTGCTGAACGTGCTGGTGTTAAATTTAATGATGCAGATTTAATCGGTATTCCGGTACGTGTTGTTGTTGGTAAACAAGCAGCAGAAGGTATTGTTGAAGTTAAAAACAGACGTACGGGCGAAGCTGTTGAAGTACATGTAGATGCATTAAGCGAAACGATTCAATCAATTTATACATCATTTGAATCATAA